In Prevotella sp. oral taxon 475, one DNA window encodes the following:
- a CDS encoding isochorismate synthase: MLDRKKDFVLFRHPHETQATRYTQADVGAQELAQYEALNTAEGFVFAPFTPSKACPILLIRPDEVKKIPIPKVRLPDAPLAILHSPLSSLNYSRDFQLFHRQLETGVFDKIVLSRTEEIRVEGCLDVEKLFMKACQVYPRMFVALVSTQRSGTWLMATPETLLAHHEDQWQTMALAGTMKQPSPSASKEDEDRPNNVQKATWSEKNRQEQQLVARYLEVQLQGLASEIDETAPYTQQAGDLLHLRSDFTFRLKPQCGLGDIVHALHPTPAVCGLPKAEAWAFINANESAPRRYYSGFAGPVSRTGDVRLYVSLRCMELFDGGLRLYAGGGLLKDSTEEQEWEETKAKMETMKRLLQEERKT, translated from the coding sequence ATGCTTGACCGCAAAAAAGACTTCGTCCTCTTTCGGCATCCGCACGAGACGCAGGCCACACGCTACACGCAGGCGGACGTCGGTGCGCAGGAGTTGGCCCAATACGAGGCGTTGAACACCGCCGAGGGCTTTGTCTTTGCCCCTTTCACTCCTTCAAAGGCTTGCCCCATCCTGCTGATACGCCCGGATGAGGTGAAGAAAATACCGATACCGAAGGTCCGTCTCCCCGATGCTCCATTGGCCATTCTCCATTCTCCATTGTCAAGTCTCAATTACTCAAGAGATTTTCAGCTCTTTCATCGGCAATTGGAAACGGGTGTTTTCGATAAGATTGTGCTCAGTAGAACGGAAGAAATACGAGTGGAGGGTTGCCTCGATGTCGAAAAACTGTTTATGAAGGCTTGCCAAGTCTATCCCCGAATGTTTGTAGCCTTGGTCTCGACACAACGCAGCGGCACGTGGCTCATGGCCACTCCCGAGACGCTTTTGGCCCACCATGAAGACCAATGGCAGACGATGGCTCTGGCTGGCACCATGAAACAGCCTTCCCCATCAGCCTCAAAAGAGGATGAAGACAGACCGAACAATGTGCAAAAGGCCACTTGGAGTGAGAAAAACCGGCAAGAGCAGCAACTCGTGGCGCGTTATCTCGAGGTTCAATTACAGGGCTTAGCCTCCGAAATCGACGAGACCGCCCCTTACACTCAACAAGCGGGCGACTTGCTGCATCTGCGCAGCGACTTTACTTTCCGATTGAAACCGCAGTGCGGACTGGGAGACATCGTTCACGCCCTTCATCCCACACCAGCAGTATGTGGCCTGCCCAAAGCCGAGGCTTGGGCTTTTATCAATGCGAACGAGTCGGCCCCTCGCCGTTACTACAGCGGGTTTGCCGGTCCTGTTAGCAGAACGGGCGACGTCCGGCTCTATGTGTCGCTGCGCTGTATGGAGCTGTTCGATGGCGGATTGCGCCTTTATGCCGGTGGCGGTTTGCTCAAAGACAGCACCGAAGAACAAGAATGGGAGGAGACAAAAGCCAAAATGGAGACGATGAAAAGGCTTCTCCAAGAAGAAAGGAAGACGTAA
- a CDS encoding glycoside hydrolase family 27 protein, with product MNRNNIIIGLMLAWLPLAGKAQKWEGLSQTPQMGWSSWNKFQGNIDEDIIKGIADAMVSSGLRDAGYTYINIDDCWHGQRDADGFIQADPKHFPGGMKALADYVHARGLKLGIYSDAGSETCAGRPGSLGHEYQDALQYARWEVDYLKYDWCNTTNINPRGAYQLISDALCAAGRPIFLSMCEWGDNQPWRWARDIGHSWRIGPDIWCSFDSTRVFPTYVQYSVLDCINKNDSLRRYAGPGHWNDPDMLEVGNGLTVNQDRAHFTMWCMMASPLILGNDVRNMSAETKAILTNRDLIAINQDKLGVQGLRFLSRDGLDYWFKPLANGDWAMTIFNPTRKPIACHLNWQDFNFTDDEVSKRSTEFDQQVYKVKNLWTGRMEGKTSTKQKVDRKFVVPAQDVVVYRLVR from the coding sequence ATGAATCGAAATAACATCATTATTGGGCTGATGCTGGCATGGCTTCCGCTGGCAGGTAAGGCTCAGAAGTGGGAGGGTTTGTCGCAAACGCCACAGATGGGATGGAGTTCGTGGAACAAGTTTCAGGGCAACATCGACGAAGACATTATCAAGGGTATAGCCGATGCCATGGTGTCGAGCGGTCTGCGTGATGCGGGTTATACCTATATAAATATCGACGATTGCTGGCATGGACAGCGCGATGCCGACGGCTTTATACAAGCCGACCCTAAGCATTTTCCTGGTGGGATGAAGGCTTTGGCCGATTATGTACATGCTCGCGGACTGAAATTGGGCATTTATAGTGATGCCGGATCGGAAACTTGCGCGGGGCGTCCAGGATCGTTAGGACACGAATATCAAGACGCCTTGCAATATGCCCGATGGGAAGTTGACTATCTGAAATACGATTGGTGCAACACCACAAACATCAATCCCCGTGGCGCTTATCAGCTAATAAGCGACGCCCTTTGTGCTGCCGGTCGCCCCATCTTCCTCTCGATGTGCGAGTGGGGCGACAACCAACCTTGGCGTTGGGCAAGAGATATAGGCCATTCGTGGCGTATTGGGCCAGACATTTGGTGCTCGTTCGACTCCACGCGCGTGTTTCCCACCTACGTGCAATATAGTGTTTTAGATTGTATCAACAAGAACGACAGTCTTCGCCGCTATGCTGGTCCTGGTCATTGGAACGACCCCGACATGCTGGAAGTGGGCAATGGGCTTACCGTTAACCAAGACCGCGCCCACTTCACGATGTGGTGCATGATGGCTAGTCCGCTTATCTTAGGCAACGATGTGCGCAACATGAGTGCCGAAACGAAAGCCATACTTACCAATCGCGACCTTATCGCCATTAATCAAGATAAGCTTGGTGTGCAAGGTTTGCGCTTTCTTAGTCGCGATGGATTGGATTATTGGTTCAAACCGCTGGCAAACGGCGATTGGGCAATGACCATTTTCAACCCCACACGCAAGCCCATTGCCTGCCATCTGAATTGGCAAGACTTTAACTTTACCGACGATGAGGTGAGCAAACGTAGCACCGAATTCGATCAACAGGTGTATAAGGTGAAGAATTTGTGGACTGGACGCATGGAAGGAAAGACTTCTACCAAGCAAAAAGTAGACCGCAAGTTTGTTGTTCCTGCACAAGATGTGGTTGTTTATCGGCTTGTAAGGTAG
- a CDS encoding cellulase family glycosylhydrolase, with amino-acid sequence MNKIRYYMMALLLVCATAVKAQSFVTVKNGRLYRDGKPYIFIGANYWYGAILGSKGKGGDRQRLNRELDEMKRLGITNLRILVGSDGEEGIKWKVSPVLQPSPSAYNDVLLDGLDYLMQQLQRRGMVAVLYLNNSWEWSGGYGFYLEHAGAGKALQPNEVGYSAYIKYASQFSTNKQAQQLFFNHLCFILKRTNRYTKKRYADDPAIMSWQIGNEPRAFDKAVLPQFEAWLAKAAALMKSIDKRHLVSVGSEGAFGCEADYDSWQRICADPNVDYCNIHIWPYNWSWAKKDSLSQNLQRAKDNTKEYIDRHLAICAKINKPLVMEEFGYPRDGFAFSKQSPTTARDAYYGYVFSLLAADAAKGGYFAGCNFWGWGGQAQPKHEQWEPGDDYTGDPAQEAQGLNSVFSSDKSTVNVIKAGIAKLPKY; translated from the coding sequence ATGAATAAAATACGATACTACATGATGGCACTACTTCTTGTTTGTGCCACAGCCGTTAAGGCGCAATCATTTGTTACGGTAAAGAACGGAAGGCTTTATCGCGACGGCAAACCCTACATTTTTATTGGGGCAAACTATTGGTATGGCGCCATTCTTGGCTCGAAAGGGAAGGGCGGAGACAGGCAAAGACTGAACCGCGAACTAGACGAAATGAAACGTTTGGGCATAACCAACCTGCGTATTTTGGTGGGTAGCGATGGCGAAGAAGGCATTAAGTGGAAGGTGTCGCCCGTGCTCCAACCATCCCCCAGTGCCTATAACGATGTCCTATTAGATGGGCTCGACTACCTGATGCAGCAGTTGCAACGCCGCGGAATGGTGGCCGTGTTATACCTGAACAACTCTTGGGAGTGGAGCGGAGGTTATGGATTCTACCTCGAACACGCAGGAGCAGGCAAGGCATTGCAGCCCAACGAGGTGGGTTATTCGGCCTATATCAAGTACGCCTCGCAGTTTTCAACCAACAAACAGGCGCAACAGCTGTTCTTCAATCACCTCTGTTTTATCCTCAAACGCACCAACCGCTACACCAAGAAACGCTATGCAGACGATCCCGCCATCATGTCGTGGCAGATTGGCAACGAGCCGCGCGCCTTCGATAAGGCCGTTCTGCCACAGTTCGAGGCATGGTTGGCCAAGGCCGCGGCTTTGATGAAGAGCATCGACAAGCGACATTTGGTTAGCGTTGGTTCGGAAGGCGCGTTCGGTTGCGAGGCCGATTACGACTCGTGGCAACGCATTTGCGCCGACCCAAACGTTGACTATTGCAACATACATATTTGGCCTTACAATTGGAGTTGGGCCAAAAAAGACTCGCTATCGCAAAACCTGCAACGCGCCAAAGACAACACCAAGGAGTATATAGACCGCCATTTGGCCATCTGTGCCAAGATAAACAAACCCCTAGTGATGGAAGAATTTGGCTATCCGCGCGATGGTTTCGCCTTCTCAAAGCAGTCGCCCACCACAGCCCGCGATGCTTATTACGGCTATGTTTTCTCGCTTTTGGCGGCCGATGCAGCCAAGGGCGGCTACTTTGCAGGCTGCAACTTCTGGGGTTGGGGCGGACAAGCGCAGCCCAAACACGAGCAATGGGAGCCTGGCGACGACTATACAGGCGACCCAGCACAAGAGGCACAGGGACTTAACTCGGTGTTCTCGTCAGATAAGTCTACCGTCAACGTGATAAAAGCGGGCATTGCCAAACTGCCAAAATACTGA
- a CDS encoding AMP-binding protein: protein MVLAEWIEEWADPNPQMWVHTSGSTGAPKPLLVEKRRMEASARMTCQFLQLHPGDTALLCLSLRHIGGKMMAVRALIGGLRLIEVEADGHPLRNVEEEIDLAAMVPMQVYNSLQDPTERTRLRRIRHLLIGGGAIDEDLERELRDFPNAVWSTYGMTETLSHIALRRLNGPSASGWYTPLPGISTTLNAEGCLVVDAPHLCNAPIITNDLAEISPHGFRILGRKDNVIVSGGIKIQIEEVEQLLRPHLRIPFFISHRRDAKFGQAVVLLYVPSSSLSQQAQQSALRSLCRRYLPPYWCPRYYIPVEALPITPTGKPQRKEAERLAARNL, encoded by the coding sequence ATGGTACTTGCCGAATGGATAGAAGAATGGGCCGATCCGAATCCCCAGATGTGGGTGCATACCAGCGGATCGACCGGTGCCCCCAAACCGCTCCTCGTTGAGAAGCGACGGATGGAGGCCAGTGCGCGAATGACATGCCAATTTCTTCAGCTCCATCCCGGCGACACCGCCCTACTCTGTCTCTCGCTTCGGCATATCGGTGGTAAGATGATGGCCGTCCGGGCATTGATAGGGGGCTTGCGTCTGATAGAGGTAGAGGCCGACGGGCATCCCCTGCGCAACGTTGAAGAAGAGATCGATTTGGCCGCAATGGTTCCGATGCAAGTCTACAACAGTCTGCAAGATCCGACGGAACGCACCCGTCTGCGCCGCATTCGTCATCTCCTCATCGGCGGCGGAGCCATCGACGAGGATTTGGAAAGAGAGCTTCGCGACTTTCCCAACGCTGTGTGGAGCACTTATGGCATGACCGAGACCCTCTCGCACATTGCCCTTCGCCGCCTCAACGGGCCTTCTGCCAGTGGATGGTATACGCCGTTGCCGGGCATCAGCACGACGCTCAACGCCGAGGGATGCCTTGTTGTCGACGCACCCCATCTCTGCAATGCGCCCATCATCACCAACGACCTGGCCGAGATCTCTCCCCATGGGTTCCGCATTCTGGGCCGAAAAGACAACGTGATCGTCAGCGGCGGCATCAAGATTCAAATCGAAGAGGTGGAACAATTGCTGCGCCCGCATCTCCGCATACCGTTCTTCATCAGTCACCGGCGCGATGCCAAGTTCGGACAGGCCGTCGTTCTACTCTACGTTCCCTCATCTTCTCTTTCGCAGCAAGCCCAACAGTCGGCCCTTCGCAGTCTCTGCCGGCGATACCTGCCCCCATACTGGTGTCCTCGCTATTACATCCCCGTTGAGGCTTTGCCCATCACTCCCACCGGAAAGCCACAGCGTAAAGAAGCCGAACGCCTGGCAGCGCGCAACCTCTGA
- a CDS encoding PaaI family thioesterase, with the protein MDIQQIKETIGKRPNLSSALGMELISTPEPDTCMAKMKVDERNRQPFGFLSGGASLALAENLAGVGSLALCPGKISVGINVSGSHLLAVEEGDTVTAKARLMHKGRTLHQWLVEIENGAGELVCSVQVTNYVLNARKND; encoded by the coding sequence ATGGATATCCAACAGATTAAAGAAACGATTGGCAAACGTCCCAATCTCTCATCAGCCCTGGGAATGGAGTTGATTTCTACGCCCGAGCCCGACACTTGCATGGCTAAGATGAAGGTGGACGAACGCAACCGCCAACCCTTTGGCTTCCTTAGCGGTGGTGCCTCGTTGGCCTTGGCCGAGAATCTGGCCGGTGTTGGTTCGCTGGCTCTGTGTCCCGGCAAGATCAGTGTGGGCATCAACGTGAGCGGAAGTCATCTTTTGGCCGTGGAAGAGGGCGACACCGTGACGGCCAAAGCACGACTGATGCACAAAGGACGCACGCTGCATCAATGGCTGGTAGAGATAGAAAACGGTGCGGGAGAACTGGTTTGCTCCGTCCAAGTGACCAACTACGTGCTCAATGCTCGCAAGAACGATTGA
- the menD gene encoding 2-succinyl-5-enolpyruvyl-6-hydroxy-3-cyclohexene-1-carboxylic-acid synthase, whose translation MYSDKEQINILTSLLVAHGVTKAVVCPGSRNAPIVHNLAECGAIACYPITDERSAGFYALGMAQQNKGRVAVCVTSGTALLNLAPAVAEAYYQRVPLVIVSADRPKAWINQQDGQTLPQADALGPLVKKAVSLPEGRDETERWHCNRLVNEALLALDHHGAGPVHINVPLSEPLFRFNVETLPAQRIIRRLVPRSVDSADIHPLLTGFAQARRPLIVIGQLPEGALPSDCIGRLASRAAVISEVLSYAGGIQNADDLIASLPNADTLLPDFILHLGGMLIGKNLKAFLRRASKAEQWLVNETGEVCDTFMHLTGMVESAPTAVLRCCLKTLPKEEAEEYATLWNNASQTLQQQREQEELPFSEAAVVKHFEAQLTRASFPFRVHYANSLPVRLANRYAHHHVGCNRGVNGIEGSLSTAAGMSVGESGKVFCVIGDLSFFYDQNALWNRNLRGNFRILLLNNGGGGIFQQVQGMPSDALHRRLVCAEHTTHAEGICRQNDVHYLSACTTDEMKAGIDWLLNAESERPILLECNLIPNQ comes from the coding sequence ATGTATTCAGACAAAGAGCAAATCAACATCCTCACGTCGCTTCTCGTAGCGCATGGCGTGACGAAAGCGGTGGTGTGTCCCGGTTCGCGCAATGCGCCCATCGTGCATAACCTGGCCGAATGCGGCGCCATCGCCTGCTATCCCATTACCGACGAACGCTCGGCCGGCTTCTATGCGTTGGGCATGGCGCAGCAAAACAAAGGGCGGGTGGCGGTGTGCGTCACCTCGGGAACGGCCCTACTCAATCTCGCTCCCGCCGTTGCCGAGGCTTATTATCAGCGCGTGCCGCTCGTCATTGTTTCGGCCGACCGACCCAAAGCCTGGATCAATCAACAAGACGGACAGACTCTTCCGCAGGCCGATGCTCTGGGTCCACTGGTGAAGAAAGCCGTTTCGCTGCCCGAAGGACGAGATGAGACGGAGCGATGGCACTGCAACCGACTGGTGAACGAGGCTCTCCTCGCTCTTGATCATCATGGTGCAGGACCCGTGCACATCAACGTCCCCCTCTCCGAACCGCTATTTCGGTTCAACGTCGAGACCCTTCCCGCCCAGCGTATCATCCGGCGACTTGTGCCAAGAAGTGTCGACTCGGCAGACATTCACCCCCTGCTGACCGGCTTTGCACAGGCTCGTCGCCCGTTGATTGTCATAGGTCAGTTGCCCGAGGGTGCACTTCCTTCCGACTGCATCGGGCGTTTGGCATCGCGTGCAGCAGTGATCTCCGAGGTATTGAGCTATGCGGGCGGCATACAAAATGCCGACGATCTTATTGCCTCGCTTCCCAATGCCGACACGCTTCTGCCCGACTTCATCCTGCACCTCGGCGGAATGCTCATCGGTAAAAACCTGAAAGCGTTTCTGCGCCGAGCCTCGAAGGCCGAACAATGGCTCGTGAACGAGACCGGAGAAGTGTGCGACACCTTTATGCATCTCACAGGGATGGTCGAGTCTGCTCCCACCGCCGTGCTGCGCTGTTGCCTCAAAACTCTACCCAAAGAAGAGGCCGAAGAATATGCCACTCTGTGGAACAACGCCTCGCAAACACTGCAACAACAACGGGAACAAGAAGAACTGCCTTTCTCGGAAGCCGCCGTCGTGAAGCATTTCGAGGCGCAACTCACACGCGCATCCTTCCCTTTCCGGGTGCACTATGCCAACAGTCTACCCGTCCGACTGGCCAATCGCTATGCCCATCACCACGTAGGATGCAACCGCGGGGTAAATGGCATCGAGGGTTCGCTCTCTACTGCCGCCGGCATGTCTGTGGGAGAATCGGGCAAAGTGTTCTGCGTTATCGGCGATCTCAGCTTCTTCTACGATCAAAATGCCCTGTGGAATCGGAATCTTCGTGGCAATTTCCGTATTCTCTTACTCAACAATGGCGGCGGCGGAATCTTTCAACAGGTGCAGGGTATGCCCTCCGATGCCCTACATCGACGCCTCGTCTGCGCCGAACATACGACCCACGCCGAGGGTATTTGCCGCCAAAACGATGTACATTATCTTTCGGCTTGCACAACTGATGAGATGAAAGCGGGTATCGACTGGTTACTGAACGCAGAGTCTGAACGGCCCATTCTGTTAGAGTGCAACCTCATTCCTAATCAATAA
- the menB gene encoding 1,4-dihydroxy-2-naphthoyl-CoA synthase, translating into MKRNWTTIPGFDFKEVLFEAFDGIAKITINRPHRRNAFTPRTTWEMSQALAYCREAQSIGVVLITGAGDKAFCAGGDMNVKGRGGYVGEDGVPRLSVLDVQMQIRRIPKPVVAMVNGFAIGGGHVLHLVCDLTIASSNAVFGQTGPRVGSFDAGFGASYLARVVGQKKAREIWFLCRQYSADEAERMGLVNKVVPLEQLEDECVEWAQRMMEHSALALRMIKAGLNAELDGQAGIQELAGDATMLYYFLDEAQEGGRAFLEKRRPDFKKYPKLP; encoded by the coding sequence ATGAAAAGAAATTGGACAACGATCCCGGGCTTCGATTTTAAGGAAGTTCTTTTTGAAGCGTTTGATGGCATTGCCAAGATCACCATCAATCGCCCGCACCGCCGCAACGCCTTTACCCCCCGCACGACGTGGGAGATGAGTCAGGCCTTGGCCTATTGTCGCGAGGCGCAAAGCATTGGCGTGGTATTGATTACAGGCGCAGGCGACAAGGCTTTCTGCGCAGGCGGCGACATGAACGTGAAAGGTCGCGGCGGATATGTTGGCGAAGACGGCGTGCCACGCTTGAGTGTGCTCGACGTGCAGATGCAGATACGCCGCATTCCCAAACCTGTGGTGGCCATGGTGAATGGATTTGCCATCGGTGGCGGTCATGTTCTGCATCTTGTTTGCGACCTCACCATCGCCAGCAGCAATGCTGTCTTCGGTCAGACGGGGCCACGCGTAGGCTCGTTCGATGCCGGTTTCGGTGCATCTTACCTGGCCCGAGTCGTAGGACAGAAGAAAGCGCGAGAGATTTGGTTTCTCTGTCGCCAATATTCTGCCGACGAGGCCGAACGGATGGGCCTTGTCAACAAGGTGGTTCCTCTCGAACAGCTTGAAGACGAATGTGTGGAATGGGCCCAACGGATGATGGAACACAGTGCGCTGGCTCTGCGGATGATCAAAGCCGGACTCAATGCCGAACTCGATGGGCAGGCCGGTATTCAAGAGTTGGCCGGCGATGCAACGATGCTCTACTACTTTCTCGACGAAGCACAAGAGGGCGGTCGGGCTTTTCTCGAGAAGCGTCGACCCGACTTTAAGAAATATCCCAAACTGCCGTGA
- a CDS encoding o-succinylbenzoate synthase, giving the protein MTSRGVYRSRRIWLLTLSADEMPGVEGVGECAPLPQLSCDDLPDYEEILQQACDNFCTTGRIDSHRLRAYPSILFGLETALAQWQRGGNTALSDTPFARGKEGIPINGLVWMGTFCEMATRLEEKLRQGFRCVKLKIGAIDFEQEIELLRRIRQTFDKEAVELRLDANGAFRPDEALNKLERLAHFDIHSIEQPIRQGQWNEMAQLCRLSAVPIALDEELIGIHSAEQKRQLLDTIRPAYIILKPTLHGGISGCTEWINLAAERGIGSWATSALESNVGLNAIAHFAAQVYGPRILLPQGLGTGLLFTDNISRPLQIKENRLWYLPNG; this is encoded by the coding sequence ATGACCTCACGCGGTGTCTATCGCTCGCGGCGGATATGGCTTCTCACGCTCTCGGCCGACGAAATGCCGGGCGTCGAGGGCGTAGGCGAATGCGCTCCGTTGCCCCAACTCAGCTGCGACGACCTGCCCGATTATGAAGAAATCCTGCAACAAGCCTGCGACAACTTCTGTACCACGGGCCGAATCGACAGTCATCGCCTGCGAGCTTATCCCTCCATCCTCTTCGGACTCGAAACAGCTCTGGCGCAATGGCAACGCGGCGGCAACACGGCACTATCCGATACGCCCTTTGCACGGGGCAAAGAGGGAATCCCCATCAATGGATTGGTGTGGATGGGGACATTCTGCGAGATGGCAACGCGGCTTGAAGAAAAACTCAGGCAGGGCTTCCGTTGCGTGAAACTGAAGATCGGAGCCATCGATTTCGAACAGGAAATTGAACTTCTGCGCCGCATCCGACAGACTTTCGACAAGGAGGCCGTGGAGCTCCGACTGGACGCCAACGGTGCTTTCCGGCCCGACGAAGCTCTCAACAAGCTCGAACGCCTGGCCCATTTCGACATCCATTCCATCGAACAGCCTATCCGACAGGGACAGTGGAACGAGATGGCGCAGCTGTGTAGACTATCGGCTGTGCCCATCGCACTCGATGAAGAACTCATCGGCATTCACTCTGCCGAACAGAAAAGGCAGTTGCTCGACACCATCCGCCCCGCTTACATTATCCTCAAGCCCACCTTGCACGGCGGCATCAGCGGTTGCACCGAGTGGATAAACCTTGCTGCCGAACGCGGCATCGGCTCGTGGGCCACCAGTGCGCTGGAAAGCAACGTCGGCTTGAATGCCATTGCTCATTTCGCCGCACAAGTTTATGGGCCTCGAATCCTTCTACCGCAAGGATTGGGCACAGGACTGCTTTTTACCGATAATATCTCCCGCCCACTGCAAATAAAAGAGAACCGACTATGGTACTTGCCGAATGGATAG
- a CDS encoding acetylxylan esterase codes for MKRITLVLGLFLLASLAVVAQIRGKEIVVQVQPNHANWNYRLGEEAIFNVAVLKNGCPLPQAKVDIEAGPVMYADVKRSGVVLKDGTTTWKGTMKTAGFYRLKVWAHVGEKTYEGLCTVGYAPKTLQPTDNCPADFDQFWADAYEKASYYPLEAHRRLLPERCTERVQVYEVSFNGLNPGNRIYGILCIPTAYEDKRPALLRVPGAGVRPYQGDIEQANIGAITLEIGVHGIPVTMPQQVYDDLLHGALNRYWETNLDNRDQMAYKRIFIGALRAVDYLTQLPEWNGRELGVTGASQGGVLSLVCGALHPAVTFVGVVHPAMCDLTASLQGKACGWPHYFYGQKQPDAKKVATSGYYDGVNFARRLTIPCWFSFGYNDEVVPPNSAYAAYNVTQGLRTLKLYPATGHFWFQEQWEEWREWLRKQLKKPHPQPLTKGKGE; via the coding sequence ATGAAACGAATAACGCTCGTTTTGGGGCTTTTCTTATTGGCGAGCCTTGCTGTTGTGGCGCAAATACGTGGTAAAGAAATTGTTGTGCAAGTGCAACCCAACCACGCCAATTGGAACTATCGGCTGGGAGAAGAGGCCATTTTCAATGTGGCAGTATTGAAAAACGGCTGTCCGTTGCCACAAGCAAAGGTGGATATCGAGGCTGGCCCCGTGATGTATGCCGATGTTAAACGCAGCGGCGTGGTGCTAAAAGACGGCACAACGACATGGAAGGGTACGATGAAAACGGCTGGTTTCTATCGCCTTAAAGTGTGGGCGCACGTGGGCGAGAAGACTTACGAGGGCCTTTGTACCGTGGGTTACGCCCCCAAAACGCTGCAACCCACCGACAATTGCCCAGCCGATTTCGACCAGTTTTGGGCCGATGCCTATGAGAAAGCAAGTTATTACCCGCTCGAAGCACATCGCCGACTGCTACCCGAACGCTGTACCGAGCGCGTGCAAGTTTACGAAGTGAGCTTTAACGGACTTAATCCCGGCAACCGAATTTACGGCATTCTCTGCATACCCACTGCCTACGAGGACAAGCGTCCTGCGTTACTTCGCGTTCCGGGAGCGGGCGTCAGACCCTACCAAGGCGACATAGAACAAGCCAATATTGGGGCGATTACCCTCGAAATAGGTGTGCATGGCATACCTGTAACGATGCCGCAGCAGGTGTACGACGATCTGCTGCACGGCGCATTGAACAGGTATTGGGAGACAAACCTCGACAATCGCGACCAAATGGCCTACAAACGCATCTTCATCGGCGCACTAAGGGCGGTGGATTATCTTACCCAACTGCCCGAATGGAACGGTCGAGAACTGGGCGTAACTGGTGCTAGCCAAGGCGGAGTGCTGTCGTTGGTGTGCGGTGCACTGCATCCTGCCGTTACGTTTGTGGGCGTGGTGCATCCCGCAATGTGCGACCTCACCGCCTCTCTTCAAGGCAAAGCCTGCGGATGGCCACATTATTTCTATGGTCAAAAGCAGCCCGACGCTAAGAAAGTGGCCACAAGTGGCTATTACGATGGCGTGAATTTCGCTCGCCGACTGACTATTCCCTGCTGGTTTTCGTTTGGATATAACGACGAGGTGGTGCCACCTAACAGCGCATACGCTGCCTATAACGTTACTCAGGGACTACGAACTCTGAAACTATATCCCGCCACGGGCCACTTCTGGTTTCAAGAACAATGGGAAGAATGGCGAGAGTGGCTGCGCAAACAGCTAAAAAAGCCTCACCCACAACCCCTCACAAAGGGGAAAGGGGAGTAA